Below is a window of Micromonospora chersina DNA.
CGCGCCGCCGACCACACTCACGTTCCTGATCAGGTACGCGGTCACCGGTTGTTCCCTCCGAGCAGCAGGTAGAGGACGGCCATCCGCACGGAGACCCCGTTGGCGACCTGTTCGACGATGGTGGAGCGGGGCGAGTCGGCCACCTCGGGCGTGATCTCCATCCCCCGGTTCATCGGGCCGGGGTGCATGACGATCGCGTGCTCGGGCAGCCGGCGCATCCGCGGGCCGTCCAGCCCGTAGCGGCGGGCGTACTCGCGGGCCGAGGGGAAGTAGGAGTCGTTCATCCGCTCCCGCTGCACCCGCAGCATCATCACCACGTCCACACCCGGAAGAACGGTGTCGAGGTCGTAGGAGACGTCGGTGCCGGGGGCGAGCGCGGGTGAGATGTCGACCGGGATGAGGGTCGGCGGGCCGACCAGGGTGACCTTCGCGCCGAGCGTGGAGAGCAGCAGCACGTTGGAGCGGGCCACCCGGGAGTGCAGCACGTCGCCGACGATCGCCACGTGCAGGCCGTCCAGGCGGCCCAGCCGGGAGCGCATCGTGTAGGCGTCGAGCAGCGCCTGGGTGGGGTGCTCGTGGGTGCCGTCGCCGGCGTTGACCACCGAGCCGTCGACCCAGTTGGCCAGCCGGTGCGGGGCGCCGGAGGCGGGGTGCCGGACGACCACCGCGTCGGCGCCCATGGCCTGGAGGGTGAGCGCGGTGTCCTTCAGGCTCTCCCCCTTGGCCACGCTGGAGCCCTTGGCGGAGAAGTTGATCACGTCGGCGCTGAGCCGCTTCGCGGCCGCCTCGAAGGAGATCCGGGTGCGGGTGGAGTCCTCGTAGAAGAGGTTGACCACGGTCCGGCCGCGCAGCGCGGGCAGCTTCTTGACCTCGCGCCCGGCCACGGTGGCCATCTCGGCCGCGGTGTCCAGGATCTCGGTGGCGGTGGCCGCGTCGAGGTCGGCCCCGGAGAGCAGGTGACGGATCATGAGGTGCCTCCGTGCAGCCGGACCTCGTCGGCCCCGTCGGTCTCGGCCAGGGTGACCTTGACGTTCTCGGCGAGCGCGGTGGGGATGTTCTTGCCGACGTAGTCGGCGCGGATCGGCAGTTGGCGGTGCCCCCGGTCGACCAGGACGGCGAGCTGGACCGAGGCCGGGCGGCCGACGTCGGACAGCGCGTCGAGGGCGGCCCGCACGGTGCGGCCGGAGAAGAGCACGTCGTCGACGAGGATCACCCGGCGGCCGTCGATCCCTCCCGGGGGCAGGTCGGTGGGTCCGACCGCGCGGGTGGCGTTCCGGCGCAGGTCGTCGCGGTAGAGCGTGATGTCGAGCACGCCGACCGGGACGGTCACGTCCTCGAAGGTGCTGATCCGGGCGGCGAGGCGCCGCGCGAGCGGGACGCCGCGGGTGGGGATGCCGAGCAGCACGGTGTCGGCGGCGCCCTGGGTCTTCTCCAGGATCTGGTGGGCGATGCGGTCGACCACCCGCGACACGTCGGCGGCGGTGAGGATCACCTTCACCGAGGGTTGTCGCGGCGGCGACGGGTGGGCAGCCGGTGGGTAGGCCACGGCGGACCTCCTTCCCCGCCTCACGGGACGGGTCGTTAAAGGACGTCTGGTAGACCGGGCGGGCCGCGGAGGGCCCGGACCGGGGCTTCACGCCACGTTACCAGCGGTCACCGGGTGGACCGCCGCCGGTCCTGACCAGCGGGTCAGCGTGGAGAAATGCGGACAAGCCGTACGCCCTCCCCAACTGGGGTCGTCACCAACACTTGACCCCGTGTCGCAATCCCCGTACCGTCACGCTCCGTAGCGATAGCTGGGAGAACCCCGAGCAGCACTGGGAGTGTCCGAATGCCCTCTGAATACGCCAAGTCGCTGGGCGCCCGCCTGCGCTCCATCCGCCAGCAGCAGGGCCTGTCCCTGCAGGGGGTGGAGGAGAAGTCGAACGGGCGGTGGAAGGCCGTGGTGGTCGGCTCGTACGAGCGCGGCGACCGGGCCGTCACCGTGTCCCGCCTGGCGGAGCTGGCCGACTTCTACCGCGTTCCCGTCTCGGAGCTGCTGCCCGACGGCAGCGGGGTGCGCCACGAGCCCACCAGCAAGATCGTTCTCGACCTGGAGCGGCTCTACGACGAGGCCTCCGAGGACCTCGCCTACGTCGCCCGGTACGCCCGCGCCATCCAGCAGCAGCGCGGCGACTACAACGGCCGGGTGCTCTCCATCCGCGCCGACGACCTGCGCGCCCTCGCGATCGTCTACGACGCCTCGCCGTCGGGCCTGATCGAGCGGCTCACCGAGCACGGTGTGCTGGTCGCCGACCCGCGGGCGTTCTTCGCGTCCTGACCCGCTCGACACGAAGGGCCCGCGCCGTTCGGCGCGGGCCCTTCGTCGTGTGCCGGGTGGTTCAGCGGGTGGCGTACTCGGCGATGCGGCCGAGGATGCCGTTGAGGAAGCGCGGCGAGTCGTCGGTCGACATCTGGCGGGCCAGCTCGACGGCCTCGCTGATCGCCACCGCGTCGTCGATCTCGTCGACGTAGAGCAGCTCGTAGACCGCGATGCGGGCCAGGTTGCGGTCGACGACCGGCATCCGGTCCAGCGTCCACCCCTCGGCGTAGCTGGCGATCACCTCGTCGATCCGGTCCAGGTGCGCCGCGACGCCCTCGACCAGGCTCACCGCGTAGCCCACGTGCTCCGGGCGGGGCTTCTCGATCCGCTCCAGATAGCCGGCGAGCACCTCCACGGGCGGCCGGTCCCGCAGGTCGGCCTCGAAGAGCACGTCCAGCGCCCGCTTGCGCGCCTTGCGGCGCGCCGGCATCTGCTGCTTGGGACCCTCGGCCATCAGGCTCGGCCGAGGTAACGGCCGTCGCGGGTGTCGACCTTGATCTTCTCGCCGGTGGTGATGAAGAGCGGCACCTGGACGGTCGCGCCGGTCTCGACGGTGGCCGGCTTGTTGCCGCCGGTCGACCGGTCGCCCTGCAGGCCCGGCTCGGTGTAGGTGATCTCCAGCACGACCGAGGTCGGCAGCTCGATGTAGAGCGGCACGCCCTCGTGGGTGGCGACGGTGGCCTCGGCCTCCGGGAGGAGGTAGTTGGCCGCCTCGCCGACGGTGCCGCCGGGGACGGTGATCTGGTCGAACGTCTCCAGGTCCATGAAGACGTAGTCCTCGCCGTCGGCGTAGAGGTACTGCATGGTGCGCTTGTCGACGGTCGCGGTCTCGACCTTGGTGCCCGCGTTGAAGGTCTTGTCGACCACCTTGCCGGACAGCACATTCTTCAGCGTGGTACGCACGAACGCACCGCCCTTACCGGGCTTGACGTGCTGGAACTCGACGACGGCCCACAGCTCGCCGTCGAGGTTGAGTACCAGGCCGTTCTTGAGGTCGTTGGTGGTGGCCATTTCCTGCCTTGATCATCAATTGGCGGACAGACCTGTGAAGTCTACTAGCTGTGTCGAACCGGGGCCGCCGCGCTGAGCGCCGGCCACCGCCTACCGGCCCGGATCACCCGCCCCGGACGTGCCGAACGTCACCGAACGCGGCTGGCCAGGTGGTGCAGGGCCAGCCGGTAGCCGTCGACGCCCAGCCCGCAGATGACCCCGGTGGCCACCGCCGAGACCACCGAGTGGTGCCGGAACTCCTCGCGGGCGTGGATGTTGGAGATGTGCACCTCGACCAGCGGGCCGCGGAGCATGGCGCAGGCGTCCCGGACCGCGATCGAGTAGTGCGACCAGGCCGCCGGGTTGAGCACCACGGCCGCGCCCTCGTCGGCCGCCGCGTGCAGCCAGCCCAGCAGCTCGTGCTCGGCGTCGGTCTGCCGGACCACCACGTCCAGCCCCAGCTCGTGACCGGTCTTCTCGCACATCGTGACCAGGTCCGCGTAGCTGGTCACCCCGTAGACGTCGACCTGGCGGGTGCCGAGCCGGCCCAGGTTCGGCCCGTTGAGCACGTACACCCTCATGAGCTGATCTCCCGGTAGGCCTCGGCCAGCAGCTCGTCCGGCGGCGCCTCCAGGATCGCCGGGCGGGCCAGGCCGTCCAGGACCACGAAGCGCAGCCGGCTGCCCCGGGCCTTCTTGTCCACCCGCATGGCGGCCAGCAGCTCGGGCCAGGCGTCGGCCCGGTAGCCGGTGGGCAGGCCGAGCGCCGCCACCACGGCCCGGTGCCGCTGGGCGGTGGCCGCGTCCAGCCGGCCGGCCAGCCGGGCCAGGGTGGCCGCGTAGACCAGGCCCACCGCGACGGCGTGACCGTGCCGCCAGCGGTAGCCCTCCACCTTCTCGATGGCGTGTGCCAGTGTGTGCCCGTAGTTGAGCACCTCGCGCACCCCGGACTCGCGCAGGTCGCCCGAGACCACGTCGGCCTTGACCCGCACCGCGCGCTCGATCAGCTCGCGGGTCACCGGCCCGGTCGGGTCCAGCGCGGCGCCCGGGTCCCGCTCCACCAGGTCGAGGATCACCGGGTCGGCGATGAACCCGCACTTGACCACCTCGGCCATCCCGGCGGCCAGGTCGGCCCGCGGCAGGCTGTCCAGGGTCGCCAGGTCGCAGATCACCCCGGCCGGCGGGTGGAAGGCGCCCACCAGGTTCTTGCCGGCCGCGGTGTTGATCCCGGTCTTGCCGCCGACGGCGGCGTCGACCATGCCCAGCAGGGAGGTCGCCACCGGCACCCAGCGCACCCCGCGCAGCCAGCTGGCCGCCACGAAGCCGGCCAGGTCGGTGACGGCGCCGCCGCCCACCCCGACCACCGCGTCGGTGCGGGTGAAGCCGGCCTCGCCGAGCCGGTCCCAGCAGGCCGCCGCCACGTCGATGTGCTTGCCCGCCTCGGCGTCCGGCACCTCGATGAGCAGCGGCGCGACCCCGGCCGCGCGCACCCGCCCGGCCAGCTCCTCGGCCAGCGCCTTGAGCGGGGGCGCGTGCAGGAAGGCCACCCGGTCGGCGCCGGGCAGCAGCCGGGGCGGCGGGTCGAGCAGGTCGCGTCCCACCAGCACGTCGTACGGCCGGTCGCCGCCGACCGGGATCCGGGTCACCTCGTCCATCGCCGGCAGCCTAGCCGAGCGGACGCCGCCGGGGCGGCGAGTGTCCACTCCGTGGCCGGCACGGCGTCACCGATGTTTGACGGGACGGGTGCGGGCAGTAACGGTGGGACGAAACCCCCAACGGCGGAGGTGCGGGCATGAACCGACCAGCCATCGACGGCGCGGACATCCGGGTGCCGGCCACGATCCTCGGAGTGGGGCTGGGCGGCTTCGCCGACGGCATCCTGCTCCACCAGTTGCTCCAGTGGCACCACATGCTGAGCAGCACCGACAGCGACCGGCTCGGGATCAAGCCGTACCCGGTCGACACCGTGCCCGGGTTGCAGATGAACACCGTCTGGGACGGGCTGTTCCACACCGTCACCTGGGTGGCGGTGCTCACCGGCCTGGCGCTGCTCTACGCCCGGGTCACCCGGTCCCGCGGCCGGCTGTGGCGCTCCCCCGCGCTGTGGGGCTGGGCGCTTGTCGGCTGGGGCCTGTTCAACCTGGTCGAGGGGATCGTCGACCACCAGATCCTCGGCATCCACCACGTGCACGGCGGCCCGCACCAGCTCTGGTGGGACCTCGGCTTCCTGGCCCTCGGCGCGGTCCTCGTCGTGGTCGGCTGGGCGGTGCAGCGGCGGGCCGCCGTCGTCGACCTCTGCGCCCCGGAGCGGCGGTGAGCCTCGCCCACGCCGGGCACGCGGCCGGCGGCTTCCCGGCCGCCGCGCTCGTACCCCTGGCGCTGTTCTGGGCCTACCTGGCGGCGGCGCTGCGGCAGCGGGACCCGGGCCGGCCCGGGTGGGACCACCGGCGGACGGCGAGCTTCGGCCTCGGCGCGGCGCTGCTCGCCGCCGGGCTGCTGCTGCCCGTGACCGAAGTGCCCGGGCACATGGCGCAGCACCTGCTGCTGGGCATGCTGGCCCCGCTCGCCCTGGTGCTCGGCGCCCCCGGCACGCTGGCGCTGCGCACGGTGGACCGGCGGGTCGGGCGGGCCGCGCTGCGGCTGCTGCGGCACCCGGTCCCGCGGGTGCTCGCCCATCCGGTGACCGGGCTGGCGCTCACGGCGGGCGGGCTGTGGTTGCTGTACCTGACCCCGCTGTACCGGGCCACCCTGGCGAGTCCGGCGCTGCACGGGCTGGTGCTGCTGCACTTCGTGCTCAGCGGCTACCTCTTCACCTGGTCGGTCGCCGGCCCCGACCCGGGACCGCACCGCCCCCGGGTACCGGTCCGCCTCGTGGTGCTCGGTGCGGGGGTGGTGGCGCACGCCGTGCTCGCCCAACTGCTCTACGCCGGCGTGCTGGTGGACGTGCCGGCGACCGGGGACGAGCTGCGGGCCGGCGCCACGGTGATGTACTACGGCGGCGACCTCGCGGAGATCCTGCTGGCCCTCGCCCTGCTCGTCACCTGGCGGCCGGAGCGGGCGGCGCCCCGGCCCTCCCCCGTCAGGGCTTGAGCAGGGCGGCGACCTCGGTGGCGATCTCCTCGGGGTCACGCCCGTCGGTGCGCACTGTCGCGGTGGCCACCTCGGCGTAGAGCGGGCGGCGCTGCTCCATGAGGTGCTTCAGCGTGGCGCGCGGGTTGAGCGCCAGCAGCGGTCGGCCGGAGCCCAGCCCGACCCGCTTCACCGCGTCGGGCAGCTCCACCGACAGGTGCACCACTGTGTGCCCGATCAGCGCGGCGCGGTTCTCCTCGGCGAGGACCGCGCCGCCGCCGAGGGCGAGCACCCCCGGGTGCGAGGCCAGCCCCGCCGCCACCGCGGCGCGTTCGAGGGTACGGAAGTGCTCCTCCCCCTCGTCCACGAAGATCTCCGGGATCGGCTTGCCGGCGAGCTGCTCGATGTCGGTGTCCGTGTCCCGGAACTCGACGCCGAGCGCCACGGCGAGCGCCCGCCCCACAGTGGTCTTGCCCGAGCCGGGCGCCCCCACCAGCACGCAGACCGGCCGGGTGCTCATTTGATCACCAGGGCGTCGAGGTAGCCGGACAGGTTACGGCGCATCTCGGCGACCGAGTCCCCGCCGAACTTCTCCACCGCCGCCTCGGCCAGCACGAGCGCCACCATGGCCTCGGCCACCACGGCCGCGGCCGGCACCGCGCACACGTCGGAGCGCTGGTTGATCGCGGTGGCCGGCTCGCCGGTGACCACGTCGACAGTGGACAGGGCCCGGTTCAGCGAGGAGATCGGCTTCATGGCCGCCTTCACCCGCAGCGGCTCGCCGGTGGTGATGCCGCCCTCCAGGCCGCCGGCCCGGTCGGTCACCCGCCGTACGCCGGTGGCGGTGGGCAGGATCTCGTCGTGCGCCTCCGAACCGCGGGAACGTGCCTGCAACCAGCCGTCGCCGATCTCCACGCCCTTGATGGCCTGGATCGACATCAGCGCGGTGGCCAGCCGGGCGTCCAGCTTGCGGTCCCACTGCACGTGGCTGCCCAGGCCCGGCGGCACCCCGTACGCCAGCACCTCGACCACGCCGCCGAGCGTGTCGGCGGCCTTCTTGGCGGCGTCGACCTCGGCGACCATCCGGGCGCTGGCCTCCGGGTCGAGGCAGCGCAGCGGGTCGGCGTCGATCCGGGCGGTGTCCTCCGGCGTGGGCCGCAGGCCGGGCTTGGCGGCGACCGGGCCCAGCTCCACCACGTGGGAGACGATCTCGATGCCGAGGGCCTGCTTGACCAGGGCCTTGGCGACCGCGCCCACGGCGACCCGGGCGGCGGTCTCCCGGGCGCTGGCCCGCTCCAGGATCGGCCGGGCGTCGGTGTGGCCGTACTTCTGCATGCCGGCCAGGTCGGCGTGACCGGGGCGGGGGCGGGTGAGCGGGGCGTTGCGGGCCTGACCGGCCAGCTCGTCGGCGTCGACCGGGTCGGCGGCCATCACGGTGCGCCACTTCGGCCACTCCGAGTTGCCCACCCGGACGGCCACCGGGCTGCCGATCGTCACGCCGTGCCGGAGCCCGCCGATGATCTCGACCTCGTCCTGCTCGAAGGACATCCGGGCGCCCCGGCCGTAGCCGAGCCGGCGCCGGGCCAGCTCACCGGAGATCTCCGTGGTGGTCACCTCGACGCCGGCGGGCACACCCTCCAGCAGCGCGACGAGGGCGGGTCCGTGCGATTCACCTGCAGTCAGCCAGCGCAACACAGCGGTCAGTCTGTCACGCCCGGTGTCCGCCGCGTCGCCCTGCCCGCCGCGTCCCGCCCTACGGACGCGCCCGTCCGGTCGGCGGCCGCGCCGCGGACCGGTGATCTCATGGGTCAGGCCGCGGCGCGCGCCTCGGCCAGCGCGGCGCGCATCGCCTCGCGGGGTGCGGACACGCCGGTGAACTGCTCGAACTGCCCGAGCGCCTGGGCCAGCAGCAGGTCCAGCCCCGAGACCACCCGGCAACCCGCGGCGAGCGCCGCGGCGGCGAGCGGGGTGGGCCACGGGTCGTAGACCACGTCGAAGAAGACCGTCGCCGGCCGCCAGTCGAAGTTCTCGGCGAGCGGGTCGGCCACGCCCTTCGGCACCGTGGAGACCACGAGGTCGGCCCGGGCGTGCGCCGGGTCGCCGTCCCAGGGCGCGCCGACCAGCGGGACACCGACCGCCTCGGCCATCGGGCACAGCTCGTGCACGGCCTCGGGCCGGCGGGCCACCACTGTCACCTCGGCGGCGCCGATCCGGGCCGCCGCCGCGACGGCCGCCCGGGCGGTGCCGCCCGCGCCGAGCACGGTGACCGTGGCGCCCGACGCGCAGCCGGCGGCCGTGAGCACGTCGACCATGCCGGCGACGTCGGTGTTGTCGGCGTACCAGGTGCCGTCCGGTCGGCGTACCAGCGTGTTGGCCGCGCCCACCGCGGCGGCGACCGGCGAGACCTCGTCGGCCAGCGCGAGCGCCGCCTCCTTGCCCGGCATGGTGACCGACAGGCCGGCCCACTCCGGGCCCAGGCCCGCGACCAGGCCGGCCAGCTCGTCGGCCCCGCATTCGATCCGGGTGTACGACCACCCGGTCAGCCCGGCCGCCGCGTACCCGGCGTTGTGGATCACCGGGGAGAGCGAGTGGGCGATCGGCCGGCCCACGACGGCGGCCTTCATCAGGTGCAGTTCTCCCCGGTGAGCACCTTGTTGTCGCACATCTGCTTCTGCAGCTTCCGGAAGTCGGCGTCGTTCGAGCCGTAGCCCATGGTGCCCTTCTGGTCGACGGTCATGAAGAAGATCCAGTCGCCGGGCGGGGGCTCCAGGGCACCCTTGAGCGCCGCCTGGCCCGGGTTGCTGATCGGGGTGATCGGCAGGCCGGCCACGTTGTGCGTGTTGTACGGGTTCTTCAGGTCGTTGATCTCGCTCTGCAGCAGGTCGTCGGAGTCCTTCGGGTCCTTGCCCTGCAGGCGGAAGTAGTAGTTGATGCCGCTGTCGATGCCGAGGCACTTGCAGCCGATCTTGCCGGCGTAGACCCGGTTGTAGATCACCCGGGAGACCTTGGGCAGGTCGACCGCGTTTACCGACTCGGCCTCGGCGATCGAGGCGGTGATCAGCGCCTCGTACGGGGAGATCTTGCGCTCCTTCTGCGCCCGGTCGACGAAGTTGAGCTCCTGGGTGACGCGGAGGAACTCGTTCACCATCATCGACAGGATCTGCTCGGCGGTGGCCTTCGGCGGGATCTCGTAGGTCGACGGGTAGAGGAAGCCCTCGATGCTCTTCGGGCCCTTCTTGCCGTCCTCCCGGTTGAACCAGAAGGCGGGCACGCCCAGCTTGAGCGGGTCCTTCGCGGCGTCCTGGAAGTCCTTGACCGGGATCTTCGTCTGCTTCGAGAGGATCTGGTAGATGTTCAGGCTGATCGTGCCCTCGGGGATGGTCACCCCGTTGATCACCCGGCTCTTCGGGTCGAGCATCAGCGTGATCACGTCCGCGGCCTTCATCTGCTTGCGGACCTTGTACCGGCCGACCTGGATGTTCTTGCTGCGCGAGTTCGCGTCGGCGGCCTCGATGAACGCCTTGGTGCTCTTCACCACGCCGGCGTCGTAGAGATTGTTCCCGATGTCGGTGAGGGTGTCGCCGGCCTTCACCTCGACGAGCGCCTCGCCTGTGCCGGGGCCGTCGTAGTCGGGGGTGACGAAGTGGTTGCGGATCCGGTCGAAGCCGACGTACGCGCCACCACCGATGCCGCCCAGCAGCACGAGCGCCATCAGCAGGGCGAAGATGGTCTTGCCCCGGCCGCCACCCGACCCGCCGTTGCGCTTGCGCACGGCGCCGCGCCGGTGCCGGCCCTTCTCCCCCCTCTCCGCGTCGTCGAAGCCCAGGTCAAGATCGTCGATCATTGCGTCCGCCTCCGCTGCGCGTCCAGCCAGCTCTGCAGAATCTCCACCGCGGCGGCCTGGTCGACCACCGCCCGTTGGCGCTTTCCCCGGACGCCCCGTTCGGCCAGCCTACGACTCGCGACCACGGTCGACATCCTCTCGTCCGTCAGCGTCACCGGAATCGGCCCCATTACATCGGCCAACCGGGCAGCATAGGCCGAGACGTTTTCCGCCGCGGGGCCGTGCTTTCCGGCGAGGTTGACCGGCAGGCCGACCACGACCTCGACCGCCTCGTGCTCGGCGGCGAGCCGCACCAGCTCGGCGATGTCGGTGGGCACCGCGTCCGGCGCGGCCGTCAGGTCGCGGGCGAGGGTGACCAGCGGGGTGGCCAGGATGCCGTGCGGGTCGGAGCGGGCCACCCCGACACGGACCTGGCCGACGTCGACCCCGAGCCGGACACCGCGGGACAGTTCAGCCATCTACCGGACACCTTTCCTCCGGTACGGGCCAGGGCGGACCGAGCGGTCCGCCCTGGCGTCGATCGGTGCCACACATCAGGCGTCGGCGATCGCCTTCTCCACGGTGGCCAGCAGGTTCGGCGCCTCGGCGGCGGGCAGGCCGCCGCCCTGAGCGAGGTCGTCGCTGCCGCCGCCCCGGCCGGAGAAGGCCGCCTTCACCAGATCCTTCGCGGTCAGGCCCCGACCCCGAGCGGCCTGGTTCACGGCCACCACGAGGGACGCCTTCCCGTTGGCCCGGGCGGCCACCGCCACCACGGCCGGGCGGGCCGGGTCGATCCGGCCCCGGATCTCCTGGGCCAGGGTCCGCACGTCGTTGCCGGCCGCGCCCTCGGGCGCCTCGGTGCCGACGTACGCGACACCACGGACGTCCTTCGCCTGCGCGGCGAGGGCCGCCGCCCCACCGAGCACGAGCTGGGCGCGCAGCTTCTCCAGCTCCTTCTCCGCGTCGCGGAGCTGGGTGACGGTCTGCTCCACCCGGTCGGCGACCTGGTCGCCCGGCACGCGGAACAGCTCGGCGAGCCGGGAGACCAGCAGGTGCTCCCGGGCCAGGAAGCCGAAGGCGTCCATGCCGACGAGCGCCTCGATCCGGCGCACGCCGGAGCCGACCGACGCCTCGGAGAGGATCTTGACGAGGCCGAGCTGGGCGGAGCGGGCCACGTGCGTGCCGCCGCACAGCTCGCGGGCGTAGTCGCCGACCTCGACGACCCGGACCCGCTCGCCGTACTTCTCGCCGAACAGCGCCATGGCGCCGATCCGGCGCGCCTCCTCCTGGGTGGTGATGAAGGCGTGCACCTCGAGG
It encodes the following:
- the ruvX gene encoding Holliday junction resolvase RuvX, producing the protein MAELSRGVRLGVDVGQVRVGVARSDPHGILATPLVTLARDLTAAPDAVPTDIAELVRLAAEHEAVEVVVGLPVNLAGKHGPAAENVSAYAARLADVMGPIPVTLTDERMSTVVASRRLAERGVRGKRQRAVVDQAAAVEILQSWLDAQRRRTQ
- a CDS encoding aspartate carbamoyltransferase catalytic subunit, coding for MIRHLLSGADLDAATATEILDTAAEMATVAGREVKKLPALRGRTVVNLFYEDSTRTRISFEAAAKRLSADVINFSAKGSSVAKGESLKDTALTLQAMGADAVVVRHPASGAPHRLANWVDGSVVNAGDGTHEHPTQALLDAYTMRSRLGRLDGLHVAIVGDVLHSRVARSNVLLLSTLGAKVTLVGPPTLIPVDISPALAPGTDVSYDLDTVLPGVDVVMMLRVQRERMNDSYFPSAREYARRYGLDGPRMRRLPEHAIVMHPGPMNRGMEITPEVADSPRSTIVEQVANGVSVRMAVLYLLLGGNNR
- the efp gene encoding elongation factor P; the protein is MATTNDLKNGLVLNLDGELWAVVEFQHVKPGKGGAFVRTTLKNVLSGKVVDKTFNAGTKVETATVDKRTMQYLYADGEDYVFMDLETFDQITVPGGTVGEAANYLLPEAEATVATHEGVPLYIELPTSVVLEITYTEPGLQGDRSTGGNKPATVETGATVQVPLFITTGEKIKVDTRDGRYLGRA
- the aroQ gene encoding type II 3-dehydroquinate dehydratase encodes the protein MRVYVLNGPNLGRLGTRQVDVYGVTSYADLVTMCEKTGHELGLDVVVRQTDAEHELLGWLHAAADEGAAVVLNPAAWSHYSIAVRDACAMLRGPLVEVHISNIHAREEFRHHSVVSAVATGVICGLGVDGYRLALHHLASRVR
- a CDS encoding DUF2243 domain-containing protein — protein: MNRPAIDGADIRVPATILGVGLGGFADGILLHQLLQWHHMLSSTDSDRLGIKPYPVDTVPGLQMNTVWDGLFHTVTWVAVLTGLALLYARVTRSRGRLWRSPALWGWALVGWGLFNLVEGIVDHQILGIHHVHGGPHQLWWDLGFLALGAVLVVVGWAVQRRAAVVDLCAPERR
- a CDS encoding transcriptional regulator, yielding MPSEYAKSLGARLRSIRQQQGLSLQGVEEKSNGRWKAVVVGSYERGDRAVTVSRLAELADFYRVPVSELLPDGSGVRHEPTSKIVLDLERLYDEASEDLAYVARYARAIQQQRGDYNGRVLSIRADDLRALAIVYDASPSGLIERLTEHGVLVADPRAFFAS
- a CDS encoding shikimate dehydrogenase, encoding MKAAVVGRPIAHSLSPVIHNAGYAAAGLTGWSYTRIECGADELAGLVAGLGPEWAGLSVTMPGKEAALALADEVSPVAAAVGAANTLVRRPDGTWYADNTDVAGMVDVLTAAGCASGATVTVLGAGGTARAAVAAAARIGAAEVTVVARRPEAVHELCPMAEAVGVPLVGAPWDGDPAHARADLVVSTVPKGVADPLAENFDWRPATVFFDVVYDPWPTPLAAAALAAGCRVVSGLDLLLAQALGQFEQFTGVSAPREAMRAALAEARAAA
- the pyrR gene encoding bifunctional pyr operon transcriptional regulator/uracil phosphoribosyltransferase PyrR, with amino-acid sequence MAYPPAAHPSPPRQPSVKVILTAADVSRVVDRIAHQILEKTQGAADTVLLGIPTRGVPLARRLAARISTFEDVTVPVGVLDITLYRDDLRRNATRAVGPTDLPPGGIDGRRVILVDDVLFSGRTVRAALDALSDVGRPASVQLAVLVDRGHRQLPIRADYVGKNIPTALAENVKVTLAETDGADEVRLHGGTS
- the mltG gene encoding endolytic transglycosylase MltG, with amino-acid sequence MIDDLDLGFDDAERGEKGRHRRGAVRKRNGGSGGGRGKTIFALLMALVLLGGIGGGAYVGFDRIRNHFVTPDYDGPGTGEALVEVKAGDTLTDIGNNLYDAGVVKSTKAFIEAADANSRSKNIQVGRYKVRKQMKAADVITLMLDPKSRVINGVTIPEGTISLNIYQILSKQTKIPVKDFQDAAKDPLKLGVPAFWFNREDGKKGPKSIEGFLYPSTYEIPPKATAEQILSMMVNEFLRVTQELNFVDRAQKERKISPYEALITASIAEAESVNAVDLPKVSRVIYNRVYAGKIGCKCLGIDSGINYYFRLQGKDPKDSDDLLQSEINDLKNPYNTHNVAGLPITPISNPGQAALKGALEPPPGDWIFFMTVDQKGTMGYGSNDADFRKLQKQMCDNKVLTGENCT
- the aroC gene encoding chorismate synthase, giving the protein MLRWLTAGESHGPALVALLEGVPAGVEVTTTEISGELARRRLGYGRGARMSFEQDEVEIIGGLRHGVTIGSPVAVRVGNSEWPKWRTVMAADPVDADELAGQARNAPLTRPRPGHADLAGMQKYGHTDARPILERASARETAARVAVGAVAKALVKQALGIEIVSHVVELGPVAAKPGLRPTPEDTARIDADPLRCLDPEASARMVAEVDAAKKAADTLGGVVEVLAYGVPPGLGSHVQWDRKLDARLATALMSIQAIKGVEIGDGWLQARSRGSEAHDEILPTATGVRRVTDRAGGLEGGITTGEPLRVKAAMKPISSLNRALSTVDVVTGEPATAINQRSDVCAVPAAAVVAEAMVALVLAEAAVEKFGGDSVAEMRRNLSGYLDALVIK
- a CDS encoding shikimate kinase, which encodes MSTRPVCVLVGAPGSGKTTVGRALAVALGVEFRDTDTDIEQLAGKPIPEIFVDEGEEHFRTLERAAVAAGLASHPGVLALGGGAVLAEENRAALIGHTVVHLSVELPDAVKRVGLGSGRPLLALNPRATLKHLMEQRRPLYAEVATATVRTDGRDPEEIATEVAALLKP
- a CDS encoding cytochrome c oxidase assembly protein, with translation MSLAHAGHAAGGFPAAALVPLALFWAYLAAALRQRDPGRPGWDHRRTASFGLGAALLAAGLLLPVTEVPGHMAQHLLLGMLAPLALVLGAPGTLALRTVDRRVGRAALRLLRHPVPRVLAHPVTGLALTAGGLWLLYLTPLYRATLASPALHGLVLLHFVLSGYLFTWSVAGPDPGPHRPRVPVRLVVLGAGVVAHAVLAQLLYAGVLVDVPATGDELRAGATVMYYGGDLAEILLALALLVTWRPERAAPRPSPVRA
- the nusB gene encoding transcription antitermination factor NusB, translated to MPARRKARKRALDVLFEADLRDRPPVEVLAGYLERIEKPRPEHVGYAVSLVEGVAAHLDRIDEVIASYAEGWTLDRMPVVDRNLARIAVYELLYVDEIDDAVAISEAVELARQMSTDDSPRFLNGILGRIAEYATR
- the aroB gene encoding 3-dehydroquinate synthase, which produces MDEVTRIPVGGDRPYDVLVGRDLLDPPPRLLPGADRVAFLHAPPLKALAEELAGRVRAAGVAPLLIEVPDAEAGKHIDVAAACWDRLGEAGFTRTDAVVGVGGGAVTDLAGFVAASWLRGVRWVPVATSLLGMVDAAVGGKTGINTAAGKNLVGAFHPPAGVICDLATLDSLPRADLAAGMAEVVKCGFIADPVILDLVERDPGAALDPTGPVTRELIERAVRVKADVVSGDLRESGVREVLNYGHTLAHAIEKVEGYRWRHGHAVAVGLVYAATLARLAGRLDAATAQRHRAVVAALGLPTGYRADAWPELLAAMRVDKKARGSRLRFVVLDGLARPAILEAPPDELLAEAYREISS